One Meleagris gallopavo isolate NT-WF06-2002-E0010 breed Aviagen turkey brand Nicholas breeding stock chromosome 11, Turkey_5.1, whole genome shotgun sequence genomic region harbors:
- the FETUB gene encoding fetuin-B — protein MLLFISVLLGTQALCSWAASPPARELPSVLLSPSCHDAAVEEAADLALRQINADRTEGYILSLYRILSVREHPQEITGSVFYLILDVVDTECHVLSKQLWKNCRVRPAHTTVYGQCKAIIYINQPRKIAHLNTYECNLQPVPPRYIWEVCPDCPVDDCPTEPKYLETAVKSLAKFNEESEQTHYFSVLNVTRASMQWVIGPAHFVEFVIQETSCPKREPAADVSKCKPLSPELAQMGFCKGSVVNSDMEQKETITISCEIYSPQDPVTEEGKLQTNQGSEESSQNHQQAFPAETNPFSLHLGKTMGCVKILPPSTEDISFHKLRESQNEQEDRKPVPPRAIECVSTPPAPDGETTHIDKPVTGPVILPFPAEVSLSDSCPGEAKQIDSILHPLLTGKPAKV, from the exons atgcttttatttatttcagtgctccTTGGCACGCAGGCGCTTTGCTCCTGGGCTGCCTCTCCTCCTGCCAGAGAGCTGCCAAGCGTGCTGCTCTCCCCCAGCTGCCATGACGCTGCAGTGGAGGAGGCTGCAGACCTGGCCCTCCGCCAGATCAATGCTGACCGAACAGAGGGCTACATCCTCAGCCTCTATCGCATTCTCAGTGTCAGAGAACATCCTCAG GAGATCACTGGTTCTGTTTTCTATCTCATCTTGGACGTAGTGGATACCGAATGCCACGTACTCAGCAAACAGTTGTGGAAGAACTGCAGGGTCAGACCGGCTCATACAACT GTTTATGGTCAATGCAAAGCAATTATCTACATTAATCAGCCAAGAAAAATTGCTCATCTGAATACTTATGAGTGCAATTTGCAGCCAG TTCCACCCAGATATATTTGGGAAGTATGTCCCGACTGCCCAGTTGATGACTGTCCAACTGAGCCCAAATATTTGGAGACTGCTGTTAAAAGCCTTGCCAAGTTCAATGAAGAGAGTGAACAaactcattatttttctgtcctcaATGTCACAAGAGCTTCAATGCAG TGGGTCATTGGTCCGGCGCATTTTGTGGAGTTTGTAATTCAGGAGACATCCTGCCCCAAAAGGGAACCAGCTGCTGACGTCTCCAAGTGCAAGCCTCTTTCACCTGAATTAGCT caaaTGGGTTTCTGCAAAGGCTCTGTAGTAAACAGTGACATGGAACAGAAGGAGACCATCACAATATCCTGTGAAATCTACAGCCCACAG gatccTGTcactgaagaaggaaaactaCAAACTAATCAGGGATCTGAAGAATCCAGCCAGAATCATCAACAAGCTTTCCCTGCAGAAACCAATCCTTTCTCCCTACATCTAGGAAAAACAATGGGCTGTGTCAAAATTCTCCCTCCTTCAACTGAGGACATCTCATTTCATAAACTAAGAGAAAGCCAAAATGAGCAGGAAGATAGAAAACCAGTTCCACCTAGGGCTATAGAATGTGTGTCTACTCCACCGGCCCCCGATGGAGAGACGACTCACATAGACAAACCAGTCACTGGACCAGTTatcctccctttccctgcagAAGTTTCTCTATCAGACTCATGCCCAGGAGAAGCAAAGCAGATAGATTCCATCCTACATCCTTTGCTTACTGGAAAGCCTGCCAAAGTCTAG